In one Zonotrichia albicollis isolate bZonAlb1 chromosome 14, bZonAlb1.hap1, whole genome shotgun sequence genomic region, the following are encoded:
- the AGTR2 gene encoding type-2 angiotensin II receptor, giving the protein MQSNYSLVVTTRESLQVLSTALTNSSAVSHSSPPCPLTSSNYQFSLIPALFSAVFVLGLVGNSVVVVVLCRHTGPKTVANIYIFNLAMADLLCLATLPFWATYYAQGYNWLFGSLMCKISSSVLCLNMFASIFFITCMSVDRYHAIVHPIHSQRRTPQQAYFVALVVWGLACLSSLPTFYFRDTYYVESLEVNACIMAFPYENYAQWSVATAFLKNTLGFFIPLAVITTCYISIRRHLLKAQQFGKSRQKRDKVLKLVAAVVIAFLISWLPFHVLTFLNALAHMEVIASCAVVGLIDTALPFGICVAFANSCTNPLLYCFIGNQFQEKLHRLFKRRVHQLSSHRESSSARRGSCFREPETPVGKEGEPESFL; this is encoded by the coding sequence ATGCAGAGCAATTACTCCCTGGTTGTCACCACCAGGGAAAGTCTCCAAGTCCTGTCTACAGCACTGACAAACTCATCAGCTGTGTCACActcatcccctccctgcccccttACCTCTTCAAATTATCAGTTTTCACTGATTCCAGCCCTCTTCTCTGCAGTTTTTGTTCTTGGCTTGGTTGGCAACAGTGTGGTGGTTGTGGTGCTCTGTCGTCACACTGGCCCCAAGACAGTTGCTAATATCTACATTTTCAACCTGGCCATGGCAGACCTGCTGTGCCTGGCCACCCTTCCCTTCTGGGCCACCTACTATGCTCAGGGATACAACTGGCTTTTCGGGTCTCTCATGTGCAAGATCTCCAGCTCTGTCCTGTGTCTGAATATGTTTGCaagtatttttttcattacGTGCATGAGCGTGGACCGGTACCACGCCATTGTCCACCCTATTCACTCCCAGAGGAGAACTCCACAACAAGCTTATTTTGTGGCATTGGTGGTGTGGGGCCTCGCCTGCTTGTCCTCCCTCCCAACTTTTTATTTCCGAGACACTTACTACGTTGAAAGCTTGGAGGTCAATGCTTGCATTATGGCCTTTCCTTATGAGAACTATGCTCAATGGTCTGTGGCAACAGCCTTCCTGAAAAACACCCTGGGCTTCTTCATCCCCTTGGCAGTGATCACCACGTGCTACATCTCGATCAGGAGGCACTTGCTTAAAGCACAGCAGTTTGGGAAGAGCAGGCAGAAGAGGGACAAGGTCCTGAAGCTGGTGGCTGCTGTTGTCATTGCCTTCCTGATCTCCTGGCTGCCGTTCCACGTTCTGACGTTTCTGAACGCGCTGGCTCACATGGAGGTCATTGCCAGCTGTGCGGTGGTGGGGCTCATCGACACGGCGCTGCCCTTCGGCATCTGCGTGGCCTTTGCCAACAGCTGCACCAATCCCCTGCTCTACTGCTTCATTGGCAACCAGTTCCAGGAGAAGCTGCACCGCCTGTTCAAGAGGAGGGTGCACCAGCTCAGCAGCCACCGCGAGAGCTCCTCTGCCAGGAGGGGcagctgcttcagagagcccgAAACCCCCGTGGGCAAAGAAGGGGAACCCGAGTCCTTCCTCTAG